Proteins from a genomic interval of Desulfitibacter alkalitolerans DSM 16504:
- a CDS encoding AfsR/SARP family transcriptional regulator, whose amino-acid sequence MIEEKCRLDANNLNIITLGNFNVFNCGRNLTDEFNSSLKIWDLFKYLVTFRDELVLPEKILDSLWPEAEYTDPKRTLRALIFRLRKVLNGHNTSDANSIIVYSHGCYKLETKKACVIDVVEFEKTFHEAYYISKEDADKAIEQFKKVVDMYKGEYLSGTYGHDWLLPARNHYRRIFLHSVYEMSELLKEQKRYLEILPICEKVLKHEMFEEEAHFRYIEALAAAGKIKQAKNHYKYVEDIFEREMGVKPSDALRKLYRLLFGEISKNGIDISTISESLREEFYSNGPMLCEPDIFKFLYQLEKRRSERYGQTAFLGLLTLSMPDYTLPPKGMLKNGAEELRQVLLSSLRKGDVVTEWNEAQFLLSLPGLNVQQAHKALDRIQNRFMSARKNINLVLQRKIEEVLPSSNFFETRPG is encoded by the coding sequence GTGATAGAAGAAAAATGCCGGCTGGATGCTAACAACCTTAATATTATAACCCTGGGTAATTTTAACGTATTTAACTGTGGTCGTAATTTGACAGATGAGTTTAACAGCAGTTTAAAGATATGGGACCTCTTTAAATATTTAGTGACGTTTAGAGATGAATTGGTACTGCCAGAAAAGATCCTGGATTCTTTGTGGCCTGAAGCCGAGTATACTGATCCCAAACGCACATTAAGGGCTCTTATTTTCAGGCTGCGTAAGGTATTAAATGGTCATAATACCAGTGATGCCAACAGTATCATTGTATATTCCCATGGGTGTTACAAGCTTGAAACTAAAAAGGCCTGCGTTATAGATGTGGTGGAATTTGAAAAGACCTTTCATGAAGCTTATTACATATCCAAGGAAGATGCTGATAAAGCCATTGAACAATTTAAAAAGGTTGTGGACATGTATAAGGGTGAATATTTGTCTGGAACCTATGGCCATGATTGGCTGTTACCAGCACGTAACCATTACAGAAGAATTTTCTTGCATAGTGTTTATGAGATGTCGGAACTTTTAAAAGAACAAAAACGTTATCTGGAAATACTTCCAATTTGCGAAAAGGTTTTAAAGCATGAGATGTTTGAGGAAGAGGCTCATTTCAGATATATTGAAGCTCTAGCTGCAGCAGGTAAAATCAAACAGGCAAAAAACCACTATAAATATGTTGAAGATATATTTGAACGTGAAATGGGGGTTAAGCCCTCTGATGCTCTAAGAAAGTTGTACCGACTTTTGTTTGGGGAAATCAGCAAAAATGGAATTGATATATCAACTATTTCAGAAAGCCTGAGGGAAGAGTTCTATTCAAATGGACCCATGTTATGTGAGCCGGACATTTTTAAATTTCTTTATCAGCTGGAAAAAAGACGTTCAGAAAGATATGGCCAAACAGCGTTTTTGGGGTTATTAACCTTATCCATGCCCGACTATACCCTGCCGCCAAAAGGCATGCTGAAAAATGGTGCTGAAGAATTAAGGCAGGTACTTTTATCAAGTCTTCGTAAAGGTGATGTAGTTACGGAGTGGAATGAAGCACAGTTTTTATTAAGCCTGCCTGGACTGAACGTTCAGCAGGCCCATAAGGCTTTGGATAGAATACAAAATAGATTTATGTCAGCAAGAAAGAATATAAATTTAGTTTTGCAGAGAAAAATAGAAGAGGTACTGCCCTCCAGTAATTTTTTTGAAACTAGACCAGGTTAA
- a CDS encoding universal stress protein, giving the protein MFKKLLICSDQSDASNLLFTCVGDLKSIGAEEAILVHVFDNVPLGFNEIFAGDTQAIFEKDYPAIKEVLNKLEKQKILLEEAGLKTTMEAVNGIPARAIIELAEKYKVSAIVTGSHGKGIMKRATLGSVSTEVLTRARVPVFLIKAKLNKSDEIVLSRQKLLNHILYLTDFSTTADKALNYVEQIVQYAKIPVTVAHIQDTAQLYRDLSKVPGFDPKMLAEVEAQNYRKVRTDLQQVKKRLELAGSSTVSVDYPNGRPIDVVMDIIKKNEDLSLVVMGSQGKGFVKELFMGSLSLQVTRYSPIPVLIVPAKV; this is encoded by the coding sequence ATGTTTAAAAAGCTGTTGATCTGCAGTGACCAATCTGACGCATCAAACCTTTTGTTTACATGTGTGGGAGATTTAAAAAGTATAGGGGCTGAAGAAGCCATACTGGTGCATGTATTTGATAATGTTCCCTTGGGCTTTAATGAAATTTTCGCCGGGGATACACAGGCTATTTTCGAAAAGGATTATCCTGCAATTAAAGAAGTTTTGAACAAGCTTGAAAAGCAAAAAATCCTGCTGGAGGAGGCTGGTTTAAAAACGACCATGGAAGCTGTAAATGGTATACCAGCCCGAGCAATAATTGAACTTGCTGAGAAGTACAAGGTATCGGCAATAGTCACAGGCTCCCATGGCAAGGGTATAATGAAACGAGCCACATTGGGAAGTGTCTCTACAGAAGTCCTTACCAGGGCACGTGTACCTGTGTTTTTAATTAAAGCAAAGTTGAATAAATCTGACGAGATTGTCCTTAGCAGACAAAAGCTTTTGAATCACATCTTATATCTTACTGACTTTTCAACAACAGCAGATAAAGCATTAAACTATGTTGAGCAAATTGTTCAGTATGCAAAGATTCCAGTCACCGTAGCACACATTCAGGATACTGCTCAGCTTTATAGAGATTTAAGCAAGGTTCCAGGATTTGATCCAAAAATGCTGGCAGAGGTGGAAGCGCAGAATTACAGGAAAGTCCGTACTGACCTGCAGCAAGTCAAAAAGCGCTTAGAGTTGGCCGGCTCCTCCACGGTAAGCGTGGATTATCCCAATGGAAGGCCCATTGATGTAGTCATGGACATTATCAAGAAAAATGAGGACCTTTCCCTTGTGGTAATGGGCAGCCAGGGCAAGGGTTTTGTTAAGGAGCTGTTCATGGGAAGCTTGAGCCTGCAGGTAACACGCTACTCACCAATTCCAGTTTTGATTGTACCTGCTAAGGTTTAA